One region of Babylonia areolata isolate BAREFJ2019XMU chromosome 29, ASM4173473v1, whole genome shotgun sequence genomic DNA includes:
- the LOC143274830 gene encoding uncharacterized protein LOC143274830 isoform X2: MGYPQASCSSIVIRMHHRRSRSHSGSRRRRRSSDRRKRSRSKDRHHKSSRSERRSARHSRSRSRSRDRRTRHHSRERRRRDSHRRRHSPSRDSRRHRHSSTGRRHRRHSRSPGHRSRHSDRKRSRSPRPSTSSKPEETSNPPATTTASVTGSNRPPVYKVTGVKFGRGRGTSTGTFKDKMREEYRHRVQEAEDVLAGRSQLPSLMSSQVTSSVATVSAGTGVMGSGGLSQTLINHVQVLQQSSQYLPGQPGCLTAEQKALNQKVILESTGRTKQQVEAAWGVKIPSIYNENTNNLAEIAQRTKKRSLLWKGSDKKKTEVNSTFNAVPILPGQSTSENLRFARLMGCMKGKPTGEEKAEEQPKLDTDAEEKAIIETQILNNNLEREFESSRRFTHIHRGCGLGYNNTLYQPH; the protein is encoded by the exons ATGGGCTACCCCCAGGCTTCATGCAGTTCAATAGTCATTAGA ATGCATCACCGCAGAAGCCGATCTCATTCTGGCTCCAGAAGACGGCGAAGATCATCGGATCGACGAAAGCGCTCAAGATCCAAAGACCGCCATCATAAAAGTTCACGATCCGAG AGAAGATCTGCGCGACACAGCCGTTCTCGATCACGATCTAGAGACAGGCGCACCCGGCACCATTCCAGGGAGAGACGACGAAGAGACAGCCATCGTCGGCGCCACAGTCCTTCTCGTGACAGTCGCAGACACCGTCACTCATCCACAGGTCGCAGACATCGCCGTCATTCCCGATCCCCTGGTCACAGGAGCCGTCATTCTGATCGAAAGAGAAGCCGCTCCCCACGGCCCAGCACCAGCTCCAAACCCGAGGAGACATCCAACCCTCCTGCAACCACCACTGCTTCAGTGACTGGGAGTAACAGGCCACCTGTGTATAAAGTGACAGGGGTCAAATTTGGCCGGGGCAGAGGAACCAGCACTGGCACCTTCAAGGACAAGATGAGGGAGGAGTACAGGCACAGGGTGCAGGAGGCTGAGGATGTTCTGGCAG GTAGAAGCCAGCTGCCGTCACTGATGTCTTCCCAGGTGACCAGCAGTGTGGCCACAGTGTCTGCAGGCACAGGAGTGATGGGGTCTGGGGGGCTGAGCCAGACCCTGATCAACCATGTACAAGTGCTCCAACAGTCCTCACAGTATTTGCCTGGCCAGCCAGGCTGTTTGACTgcagagcagaaagcgctcaatCAAAAAGTGATCCTTGAGAGCACAGGAAGAACTAAACAACAG GTGGAGGCTGCATGGGGTGTGAAAATCCCAAGCATCTACAATGAAAACACCAACAACCTTGCTGAGATAGCGCAAAGGACAAAGAAGCGATCACTTTTGTGGAAAGGTTCAGAC aaaaagaaaactgaagtgaACAGCACATTCAATGCAGTCCCCATTCTGCCTGGTCAGAGCACATCGGAAAATCTCAGATTTGCACGTTTGATGGGCTGCATGAAAGGAAAACCCACTGGAGAGGAAAAAGCAGAGGAGCAACCCAAACTGGATACAGATGCTGAAGAAAAGGCCATCATCGAAACCCAGATCCTCAATAACAATTTGGAAAGAGAATTTGAGTCCTCACGAAGGTTTACTCACATTCATCGAGGCTGTGGTCTTGGATACAACAACACCCTGTATCAGCCCCACTGA